A genomic region of Papaver somniferum cultivar HN1 chromosome 7, ASM357369v1, whole genome shotgun sequence contains the following coding sequences:
- the LOC113292675 gene encoding antimicrobial peptide 1-like — protein sequence MTAIKKSVSVLFMVLVLMAVVSELANASSIIVYAGPGCNNRAERHLKCGCSNIGLRGGYEFTYGGQSAAMYWPSNCEGASQFILRGDSRSCDAYTWKSMFIQC from the coding sequence ATGACAGCTATTAAGAAATCAGTGTCCGTACTATTCATGGTTCTGGTCCTCATGGCTGTCGTGAGTGAATTGGCAAATGCAAGTTCTATTATAGTGTACGCTGGACCAGGGTGCAACAATCGTGCTGAAAGGCATTTGAAATGTGGGTGTTCAAACATTGGTCTACGAGGTGGTTATGAATTTACTTACGGTGGACAAAGTGCTGCCATGTATTGGCCGTCTAATTGCGAGGGTGCATCTCAATTTATCCTCCGTGGTGATTCCCGTAGCTGTGACGCATATACATGGAAGAGTATGTTTATTCAGTGTTAA